DNA from Dama dama isolate Ldn47 chromosome 5, ASM3311817v1, whole genome shotgun sequence:
TGCCTTCTTCATCTTTGTAGCCTCACACTTAACTAAGGCAAAGGCCATTATAGGTGCCCAAGAAGTATTTAAGGAATAAAGAAGGCTCCGTGAGCCTAACTAATGGCATGGCAACCAtggtcctttcccttcagggCCTCACAGAAGAGCCAGCTCCCTGCTTCCCAAATAAGAGAAGTAGGGGTCATTTGGACAGAATCCACTCAGAAGAAAATCTTAGTTGAATTAGTGAAGAAAGGAGCTAAGATTTGTTGGATTCCTGTTACATTCTAGGCTCTTGTTCTAGGTGATTCATACATTTGTCTCAAAATAGAAAAAAGCTTTCATTCTGTGACCTGTGTAGCTTCATCGCTGCTTCTCTGGAGTAATGAGCAATAAGTCTAGCAAAGAGATGCATGCTCGTTTAGGGATAGGAGAAAGAAGTGACTTTAGTTTTGATCCATGAGAACTGGGAGAATCCCTGAAACATGAGTCTTACTCAACTCATTCCCAGTGCTTGGGACAAGTCCCAGCACACATCCACAGACAAATTACAGGACAACTGGAGTGGGAGTGTGCTAGCAGAGCAGGTGGAAGCTATTTGGGTTCTGAAAAAGGATGGAGTAACATGGACAGAAATAtgattccaggagatggtgcacCTGTAGGTGACCACTGGTTGAAGCTTTGCCATGTGGGTGGATAGGATAGTAGTCAGAAATGGGAAAAGACAACAGATTAAATACAGTAGTTTAGGAGATACACACTCtgttctctaaaaccagctttataaTGTGATTCATCCATGTGACATTTAAATAACAATCTTGTCTTATACTTGAGTGAATTTTTACTTCTGTATAAAAACCAATCTTACACTTGTACAAATAGTACATAGAAACGGAAGGTGCTCCAGAAATTGGATTGTAGACTGTGTATGGAGAACACCAGGGTGCATGGTGTGTACCATGCTGTACTCTGATACCCTACCTGGTTGGAGGGGAGACTGCATACATGAGAGAGTAAGACTGAAAAGATAGTGAATTCCAATCAGGGAGGAAAAGTGTATGATTTTTCTGCTGTCAAcaactcagttcagttgttcagttgtgaccccatgaaatgcagcacaccgggcttccctgtccatcaccaactcctggagtttactcaaactcatgtttccatcacatcggtgatgccatccaaccatctcatcctctgtcgtccccttctcctccagccttcaatctttcccagcatcagggtcttttccagtgagtcagttcttcacaatcaggtggtcaaaatattgtttagcttcagcatcagtccttccaatgaatattcaggcctgatctcctttaggatggaccagttggatctccttgcagttcaagggactctcaagagtcttctccaacaccacagtccaaaagcatccattcttcagctctcagctttctttatagtccaactttcacatccgtacatgactactggaaaaagcatgctttgactagacagacctttgttggtaaatgatgtctctgctttttaatatgctgtctagttggccctaacttttcttccaaggagcaagtgtcttttcatttcatggctgcagtcaccatctgcagtgattttggagccccccccaaattaaagttgtttccccatctatttgccatgaagtgataggaccagatgccatgatctcagttttctgaatgttgagttttaagccaactttttcactctcctctttcatcaagaggctctttaattcttcactttctgccataagggtggtgtcatctgtgtatctgaggttattgacatttctcctggcaatcttgaatccagcctatgcttcatccagctcagcattttgcatgatgtactctgcatgtaagttaaataagcagggtgacaatatacagtcttgacatactcctttccccatctggaaccaatctgttgttccatgtccagttctgttacttgttgacctgcatacagatttctcaggaggcaggtcaggtggtctggtattcctgtctctttaagaattttccagtttgttgtgatctacagccAACAACTGGGACCCATCAATGGTCCATTTTAATATGGTACTGGTATAGTTAATAAAACATGTATCTCTGCTTTCCTTGGAGCAACATACTATTTAGATtaacaaaaaatacaaatacagtgTTCAGACTATTTTTTACAGCGCCTGTTTTACTTAATACCAATTGACTGTGTTCCATATCTTTGTTAACTTATCCATTATACCTGGTTCTCAGTAAGAAACCatccctcttcctgtttttttctagtttttaaaatataagaactaCAGAAAACAGGCAGTACATTTAAAAACTGCAGTGAACAGCCTCCTTCCTACCTGTCCTTTCACCCAGCCATCTTCCCTGACAGCAGTTGCTTTTGTGTATCCATTTTGTCATCTTCTTCAACCAAGCAAATATTGGttacatattctttaaaaattttgtttaaaatgaaagTATTCTAGAAACTTCTGTACCTTTCTAATCTGCTCAACAGTGGTCACAGTTTGTCAATTTACATGTGCCCCAGTTTATCTGTCGGATTAAATTCCTGAAGATGAAATTGTTGGGGCAAAGGTTAAACGCATTATGATTTTAATGGAAAGTACCAAATTACTCTCTGTAGAGGTTGTACTAACTTATTTCCCCACCAGAAATGTCATGAGTACCCACTTCGCCGTTTTTTACCCAACAGTATTATCAGCAGTCTTTCATCTTTAGCAAGCTGAATCCACCTGTGTTCCtgatctcctttccttttctggtCATGTGTATCTTTGGTCTTCTCTGTGTCTTCCATAGTCTGCAGGCTCGACCTTCCTATCCACTCTCCCCAGTctctctgcctgttttcctctttcaATGGCCCCATTTCCCGCATATTCATGATAAAACTTTTCCGACTCATTTTCCATTTATTAACATTAAACTCCTCAAACCTGTTTTCTGTTACTTTACCCTTGAAGTTGCTGTCTTAAACTCATTTTCTGTTACAGGACGGCTTCCTTTATGAAACTCTTCTTCCTTGGCTTTGTCACTGCTGATTAATTTTTTCATACTGAAACACCATGATTTCTTCTTGGGCACTTATTTCACAATGGGCAGAGTTCTATTATTTAGTCGGGTATCTCACCTGGAGGACTCCCGCAGCATCCCTGTGCTTCTCCCTGTGGAAAGCTTCTCCCCTCCCAGATTCTTGGAACCACAGCTCACCTATGACACAGACTGGTTTGTGTCATGTCTGTGCAGTAAATCTCCAAATACTTCTTATTGCCTGAAATCCAAATGCTTAGTTAGCATGGCATATAAGGCTTTCAGTTTATGTAACAAATATATGAACACCAAAGAAGACCATGAGTCACTAGTAAGGCCAGTGAGACTGACTCAGGAGTCTAATGAAAAGGAAGCAGGTGTTTAAAGAAACAGAGTGAGCTTTGGAACCAGAGGCTCTCAGCTCAAAGCACATACATGTGTACAGGCAAGCTATTTCCTGTAAATAAACCAAGCACAGTGGAACCGTCAACACTTCAGGAACATTTTCTTCAATTCTTCTAAATTAATTTCAACTACTGACCTCacagaatatattattttattatataattattatttgtgTCTCACTATATGGTTTTTTGAAAGCCAACATAAATTCCTTTtcattcaaaagaaaatgaaaaaaccaaAGGTGAATCAGCCTTAGGGCAATTAATATTGACATTACCCTagactataaattttaaaatatcttttatgtgACAGTATAACATACTAGTTGCAACTGTTATTACTAGAACTAAAAGCAGGATTTCACATCTTCTCAACTTATTTGCTCTGATGGATATACTTTTTTGGATATTTCCTATCCTAGCCAAGccaaaatttttttgtgtgtattaacAATGCATaatgtaagaaaaaaacaaaacaatgcatcTTTTATATTATTGAACTTTATGTACAAAATCATTTGatttcaaataaacatttaatgtaaaaacaaacgttcttttaaactgaattttttttttacatctactGTACCATTCAAATGCTTTATCATCTTACATGATTTCTTCAAAATCTCTTATCAAGGGTACATatagaaaagctttttttttttataaatagaaacaaagggattttttcagcttttattaTAAGATGACATAAAAAGTTTACTCAACAGAAGTAATTTCATTACTATTTGGGGGAGGGAATCACCAACTTTTTGTGCAAACAATGCTAGCCTTCTTTTAAGCATTAAGAGCATAACTGCTTAAGAAATGACATAAGCAATAATTCTACACCTACATCTCCCctaaaataatctattttttttttttttacatatgtgCACAGCTTTAGCAAATTAAAGCCCGAGAGAAATGCTCGAAATCCACTATGCAGAGGCATAATCAGAGTTTACTGTAACTCATCATTTGGAGAGCTTACCAATCAAGGAGTCTGTAATGAAAGCTGCAGTTTCcctctttcctattttttttccaacacaaaaaaaaaaaaaatcaatgactaGGAACTTAATACTGGATGACAAATCACATCCACACTATCAGTTAAATAGCCTCACAGTTAAACACATCTTAAAGACCAATCAAATcagtatttacattttataaatttctGAAGACACCATTAGAAAGCTTATATATCCCTTCATTAAACAAAATAGGGAACTGCATCTGATGGTGGtggaatgaaattaaaaaaattaaaaatacctgtATTTACAGCAGCATTGATCCTTTataaataaagaatatgaaaatgcaaTTATCTTTAAGGATAATAAAAAATTGAGGTGATGTTACTCAACCACAGTGCTTGGAGTTGGACTAAAAATCTATTGGTGCTTGTTAATGTGCCAGTAGTGAAACCACTTTCTGTTGGAGAAAATCCAACTGTAAATATGTGCATGAGACACATATAACACAGGGCAAAATTGCTCAGAACGATTCAAGTCAGCTTATCTGTATTGGATATTCTAATCATGAAATACATTACGAAGACAtccttgcaaagaaaaaaaaaagttacaacatTTTCTGGTTCATTTTTATAGAACATTTCCTCCCTCACAAGTGGCATCTTAAAAATCTTAAACTCGTTCTTCCCTTGGTTTACAATCCTAATGAACAGATGTGGACAGCTGAATCTTCCATGTGATTACCTaattgggaaagaagaaaaaaaaaaaaaccagcaaaatgttcaagtttaaaaaaatatactggGTGAGCAATGCACTAAAATTATCCACATAAAAACAAATGGATGGTCAGTAACCTTAGAAGCCAACATTGACATTTCAccaacaaaaatgtgaaaaattaacaTGTTCTCAAACAGGCGTAAGATGAAGAAgtgctatttttaaattgtaaaatgaaCTCACATAATGTAAAATACCTTATGTAGTAATTTTTCACTCCAAATTGATAAATGATTTCAAAGTCAAGGATTAAGGTCTGATTGCAAACAGTACTGCAACATAATTTCACAAAAATCTTCAGATTCTAAAAAAGGGAATCACATTCTAATTTTCCCTCCCCAAGAAAATGTCTCACAATTACAAAGTAGAAAAACAGCCAGTcacaaatgccaaaaaaaaaaaaaaaaacccaacacattataaatatgaaataatttctaGATTATCAATTCAGTATATTTCATAAGACAAtttttgaagttaaaaatactttaaggTATTGCTTTTCATGCTCCAACTTGAGAATATTTTAATGACATCAATAAAACTGATATGCGGTTAATGCTGCATACTGAAGTGAAGTAGAACCCTGATTAAAAATATCCTTGTTGAAATCATTTACTTCATCTGACAGTGCCTGTTTGGAACCTatgattaaaaacacaaacagaacTCTTCCTAGAGGCTGAATTCCCTAGAATGAAATTTCAGTGTTTGTCCATAACGTGGGGTTAAGCCTtttcagagtttttgttttttgctctgTTTTGAAACCCCTGAGACACCATCTGTTTCCAAAGCTTTCTCTTTTGAGTTAATTTCACTAAATCCATTTGCTGTCCCATTTTGTTCTTCAGTGACTTCTTCATTTGCAGGGGAAGCAGATtctcctttttctaatttttgttgcATTTCACGGAGCTTGGTAACAGCTTTATCTATTGACATTATGCTAATAAGATTAAAGTCATGCATGCTGACTAGATGAAGCATGAAGTTTCGACATAAATTcttcttaattattttctgtCCATAGTTTTCTACAAACAGCATACAGGCATGATTCATTTGATTGTCAGCAATAAACCTAtttaacaaaaacacaaacacatcaaCAATAATACAAAGTATTTCTGTCAAAGGCCACAGTGATAACTATTACAGGACAATAAGGCTATATCTAGGTAAGTGATGATTTAACTAGTAAAACTATAGTGAATCTGAGATTCGATCACCTGAATGAACTTAccattttaagaaatttaaagagGTTTAATTTAACCAGAGCTTAAACAGAtgtcatttctgtttttcctAATGAAATTAGGAAATTAGCAGttaaaagtgtaaaatattttctcttgccACTCCACTTTCATTAAGTGTATAACACTATTCTCTCAGTTTCCTATTTCAGAAGCAGTGTTTCTACACACTTTCGGTTCATGGTaaacttttgaaaaaatgaagatgtcACAACAATTGTGGTATAGGGTGACTGTTTTGGTGGAAGGCAAGGAATAAAATCTGAAAGAACCAAATTAAACCAAATAGGAGATGGATGTTCAATTACCCACTGATACTCAAAACAGAATCTGTAAAATGTAAAAGCCTGATTGCAGAtctgaaaaaatacaaagagtttacCAACTACCTGACACTTTGTAATGCCAGTTTATAGTGAACCTAGTAGTTCTTATGCTGACAGATTTGGATCAGGAATTAAAATATAACTCAAGTAATTTGACTAAAATTCTATCTTGAAACTGGCATATTaggacaaaaggagaaagagattaCAGCCAAGCCTCCACATATATATTTACTCATAACTGAGTTTTAATGACTAGACCAGGGAAGaggcaaatattttctgtaaaagGCTGAACagtaagtattttaggctttgcaagcCATacgtgggctttccaggtggcgctagtggtaaataaagacctcctgccaatgcaggagacataagagatgcgagtttgatccttaggttggaaagatcgcctggaggagggcatggcaacccacaccagtattcttgcctggagaatcccatggacaaaggagcctggtgggctacagtccgtagagtcacaaagagttggacacgactgaaacgaatTAGCAAGCCATATGTAATctctattgtcttcctctttgattttttacaACCCACTAAAAATGTGAAGACTATTCTTAGCTCAAGGCAGTTTACAAAAAAAAGGCTATAAGCGATGCACCTAGTCATCTGAACTAGAACTTAGAACACTTGAAGTTCTCCATTCcccaacaataaagaaaaaaagcgcTCCTTcccatttatttcacttaacctttatttttttatttttttaaaaaatatggaacgcttcacgaatttgcgtgtcatccttgcgcagcaggggccatgctaatcttctctgtatcgttccaattttagtatatgtgctgccgaagcgagcactcacttaacctttaaaggaaaaaatcttaGATGCGTGTGCTATAGAAGAAAGCCTATTTGAGGGTCTAACACTAACGAAGGTAGAGAAGAATCTATGTACTGACAGGTAAATAGTTCACATAAGGAAGCAGATGTACAGGAAAAACAATGCTTCAGCCCCAAAGGCACAAGAAATTAGGATTGTTCTACCCTCAGCTTTATGAAATGGtagtaagaaataagaaaagttgtttatattttattctgaatAATAAGGCAGTTAAAAATTTTGTTAATAATTGTGTTAGTGGTTTTCAGGATTTCCAGGTGTGTAGCACACGGTGTATTATTTATGTATTCCCtagcaataaaaggaataaaagctgGGTTATTAAAAAACATTAACTAAAAACCTGCTGTTAGATGGAGCTAGCACCTTACTTAAACATTCTCTGAAGATAACCATTTTTCTAATAGTTGAATTAGGATATTTAGGACAAATTATACCTAAATTTTAAGTAAGATCCtaacacagatttacagaatgtGAAGCAACAAAAAGAACATAAAGGAAATGGAGTATTTAAATCTAGAAACACCCTACCCATGCTTCATGACATGGAGATTCCATAGTTTCAtcacttctttctctccttcattaACATCAGAAAATTCCTCAATTTGCTTTtaggaaaaaagagggaaaaaaaatctgttagatGCAGAATAAATATAATTgatatttctaagaaaaattgtgagaaagttaaaaacagaattttttgtAACTAAAAATACTATGACTTCTTTATATAGCAAAGCAGCAATGTTTCCAACATCTATTTAAGTGgtaattttaaaagggaaattctTAGTTATGAAATAGTTgcctttaaataaaatgaaaaaacacaaaatcacaAGAAGAAAACCTGTATTTCCTTTAGTTTGTAACTATTAAAATGACACAATTACAAAAATTGTAGATTCCTGaattccttaatttaaaaaaatgctccTTAACATTATATCAAAAATTTAATTCATATTAAACAGTTATTAGTTTTCTAACAAAATCATTTCATCATAAAACTGTAAAATCATTgtcaataatgatgatgatgctaATAGCAACAAAACAGTAATAATTACGGTAATGGTTTTTTCTCTTAGccattcagggtctttttcatCTTCACTATCTACTTCCATTTCTTGTGGACGGAGTGGTAAACAAGTATCACTATGGAAATATAGGCGGTTGTGTCCACTACTGTATGTTCGCTGCTGTTCcacttctccatcttcagatTCAAGAAATTCAGACATActtgcttttgttctttttggCCTAATGAAAAGAAATGTTGATGTAATATTAAGTAACAGAGAGGGCTCACACTACTCAGTGTACATTCCTTTCTTACAGAGGTTTCTACCTAGGCATGCACACAGAAATTTCTACTGGGAGACACTTTAATCCCCCTATAACCACTAGAGCAGTAGCCACATTAACACAGGAAAAAGCTGTGAGGAGGAAGTGAGAAAAACCGCTGTAACAACAGGGGCCAGGGAGGGTTACAAAGCAGTATACCACCCCAGAGACTTAGTTAACGCTGAAATAAGAACTGCCACCTCAATAGTAGTTATGACTGGCTTCCCTTTATTCCTCAAACATCAATAAAGTCAGAGAATAAACTTTTGCCACATGACATTTTTACCTACCTGCACACAAGGATGTGTGTGATAGGTGTTCTCTTTACTGGTCCATTGCGACTAAAAGCAAATCCAGGTTGGCGATGAATATCCTGAGGATTTCCTGCATAGGAGCCATCATAACACTCGTTGATAGAAACATCTATCCTAGCACCTTTTGGATGATACTGTAACAAAAATGGCAAGGTGATTAGAAAAAGTATTAATTATCCTATCTTAAATACCTATTCTTCCAACTTAATTAATTAAAGCGTACTTGTGGGTTCTTAAATgttttgaaaactaaaataagCCAGGCATACCAGCATGGTGAACAGGAAGCCAAAAGATCTGGAGTCAAAAAGATCCGTGTTAATATCCTGGCTGTGCCATTTATTGGCTTGGTAACTGTACAAATTACTTCTTGTCTGAGCTAGGATAAGGAAATTACCACGTAATTCAAAGAGCTGGGGTGAGGATTATGTGAGTCATTAGAGGTGCACTGTGCAAATATACACAAACACTGAATCATTAACCATAATTCATCCATAAACAATCCATTCAATGTAGAAACTTGGGCATTCTGCACAAAGTACAATTTCTGAAAGCCAAATTGTATCATAAGGTATagtagtgaaaaaaatgaaaagctactTACAACATAATTGAAGATAAATCTGCTATGGCAGAGTTTAAGATGTTTAAGTAAGCTATAAAGTTTGCGGCAGTTCAGGGTGCACCAAGGGCAATGTAGGTCATCTCTTGCTTCAGTTTGTTGTCTTGTATTGTTGTTATAAAGGAACTTTAAagataacaaaaaacaaaaagaacagcaCATCTCCAACTTAAATGTCTCAAGATATTTTGTTTCAATATCAATTTTAAACataattaaaacaatataaaaggaaaatcaagtcagaggcattctttttatttaaatatgccAAAATACTTCAGATAGATAGAATGTGCAAAACAAAGGTATCTCATGATTACTTAAAAAAAGATGGGTCAGCTATGTTTACCtgataaaatattcttaatttttgtcGGTTTTCATTTgaagtatctttttcttttcttgtttgcaGATCTGTAGTCAatgattctttaacagctgaaaacatatacttttaatgaaaatacttgcttctaaaaagtgaaataatatcTGCTGTGAACATAATTAATAAAGGTTTCACAAAATTCTTCTTGTGGCATTTAATACAATGTTTGTTCTCACCCTCCACTGATTTCAGGGGAACAATCCCTTTATCAGCAACCTAACCAGATACTAAGGTCTTTACTGGTAGGatcccttttttccccccattaaaATGTCCTAAAGCATTAGGACACTTATCATGTTCCAAAACACCTAAAACTAACCCCACGTAGCTATGCGCAGTCACTGGACTGCTTTAAGCACCCCGAGGCCAGAGGAAGGTTCTGATTGGTCTCTGTATTCCCAATGCACACCAGTGAGCAGACATCCACTAAATACTGGTTTAacagaaattaaatgaaaatgattGTAATAATATCATTCCAAATCCAAAACATAATCAATATTAATAATTTTGGTGTATTATTTTActgacttaaaaatgaaaatttgtatTTCTCCTGACATAAGTAATCATTTCATATGTACAACTTTGTAAAAATCTTTTCTTCTCAGTTTCTTGAAAACTCTTTTACTAGTATTGGCCACAGAACACTTTGAGAAGTGCCCAGACTACTATTTCCTTGGAAAATCTTTCCCCTGACATGGgtcatttcttacatctcctgaaacTGACTCTAACTACGTGACTTGCACACAGCTAATGGACGGACTTGAGTGGTATATGTCAAAGACAGCTCCCTTCTGCCTTCTTAAGCAGTCTTAGATAAAAACACATGGATACTCTCAGGTCAAGGACAGTGTTCTCATCAAGcagataaaaaatgaaagaatgctgCAACCTGGGCCTTAACCCAACAGAGCTAACTGCTACAATTTGTTAAGTGTTTCTCCTCTTAAAAATTTACTACAAAATTTAACCTGATAAAATTCAGGTTATAATAATCCTCTTCCAGTCCCCAAACTGTTCAAATATTCTTAAATGGTTAAGTCAGTTCTATAACATAAACAAATTTCTACGTAAATTTGAAAAAGCACATAGTTAAAAAGCCCTTTATAGCTGCAATTCCAAACTACAAAGCTCTGAAAACCAATCATTTCCTCATGAGTTTGGGACAAATTTATTTAATGGAAAAACTTATCCTAAACTGACATAAAGCTATCTATAGACCTCATATGAAGATAGTATGTAATATATGGcatgtatactatatattataccatgattctaaaattaaaaaaataaataaaatttaaaaaataaaaaatctccaAAATTCCCACATACCTCTAGTGAATAAAGTACTGTTGATTAGCACTTCATCACAAAACTTTAGGAGAACCATAATTTACTCATAGTGTGTCTAGTAAGTCAAataatatttccaaaaattaCTGGAGCAAAAGACAAATTAATCTAAAACCTAAGTCCTAACTCTACAAAGCATTATTTTAACAGCAAAGTCTTCATACCAATAGTTTGAGTAGGTTTTACTGAACCAGGCTTATTTTCTTGATGGAGACTCTCTGAATTTCTAGTGGCAAGAGGTTTGGCGATAGGAGCAGTAGATTTATCATTGGTCTCTCCTGTCCAACGAAGAGTGAACTGCAACGTAGGTCCCTGAGAAAATGTTTCAAATGGAGGCAgtctctaaaaaagaaaaaacatggaaacagtgaagATCCCAAAAAATGAATTGGGAGAAATTgtaggagtaaaaaaaaaaaaaaaaaaacacttattatGACATATTAATGTGGAATTGACTTCAATGAAcagatttttcctttaaaaacccCCAAATGCCTACATGGATAGCcagggaaataaaataataaatgtatggcGCAGTAAAGACTGTATATAGTACTCGAGGGCTCAGACTGGCAATTGCTAAACTGGTTCCCCATACAAACACTGGCCCAATACAGCcagattttcagacttttttctaAGTTCTCATGAAAAATACTCCCATTTTTATTTGCTGGTAactaacaaatttaaaaaaaacacacaaaaactatGGTACCCAAAGCCTGCCAGTTTGCAACTTCTCTGACGACCAATTACTTTTGACTGAATTGAATGGTTTTAGCAATGAATAATTTTTGACTTCTCAGCTTCACTAACGACTGCCCTTGCTTCTCTGAATTTTAGGACACTGAAGCTTTCCTCCTCCACATCTGATCACTTACAAAACCACTCTTCGCTTCGTCTCCTTAATTAATTCCTAGCTAACATTTAGCCACAAGCCCCAATCTCTCACCTATCCTCAAGGATTTACCTATTAGATTATTCCCAAATTGCTTCTCCCTTCTTTACACTTAGAGCTCTAAACATTGTTACTTGGATATCCAGGTCATCCTGAACTAAAATATGTTTAGACATCAATCTAttatcttttcttcttatttttgtaCACTTATTTTTGTCCCAAGCATTATCATTCTACTAGTGACcctgaaggagaaggaaatggcaacccactccagtattcttgcctggagaatcccagggacaggggagcctggtgggctgctgtctatgggtcacacagagtcggacacaactgaagcgacttagcagcagcagcagcagcagcgaccCTAAACTAAAAATTTCAGAATTACATTTGAAACCTATTCTTGCTATTCTCATATAATTACCACATGTAGATTCTTACTACAGTATCTTACTACTAGAGAGCAGTATCCCAGCTGCTCTCTCTGCTTCTAGTTCTTACTTCTCAATCCATATTCAGGAGACCAAGTAATTTTTGTCAAAGATGCTTTCATGCTATTCCTTTTGATAGAAATCTTCAATGATTTTCTCTTTTACTGCCACACAGTCTAATCTCCTTCTACATCTTTATTACAAATAATCcttt
Protein-coding regions in this window:
- the SUZ12 gene encoding polycomb protein SUZ12 isoform X1, with translation MAPQKHGGGGGGGSGPSAGSGGGGFGGSAAVAAATASGGKSGGGGCGGGGSYSASSSSSAAAAAGAAVLPVKKPKMEHVQADHELFLQAFEKPTQIYRFLRTRNLIAPIFLHRTLTYMSHRNSRTNIKRKTFKVDDMLSKVEKMKGEQESHSLSAHLQLTFTGFFHKNDKPSQNSENEQNSVTLEVLLVKVCHKKRKDVSCPIRQVPTGKKQVPLNPDLNQTKPGNFPSLAVSSNEFEPSNSHMVKSYSLLFRVTRPGRREYNGMINGETNENIDVNEELPARRKRNREDGEKTFVAQMTVFDKNRRLQLLDGEYEVAMQEMEECPISKKRATWETILDGKRLPPFETFSQGPTLQFTLRWTGETNDKSTAPIAKPLATRNSESLHQENKPGSVKPTQTIAVKESLTTDLQTRKEKDTSNENRQKLRIFYQFLYNNNTRQQTEARDDLHCPWCTLNCRKLYSLLKHLKLCHSRFIFNYVYHPKGARIDVSINECYDGSYAGNPQDIHRQPGFAFSRNGPVKRTPITHILVCRPKRTKASMSEFLESEDGEVEQQRTYSSGHNRLYFHSDTCLPLRPQEMEVDSEDEKDPEWLREKTITQIEEFSDVNEGEKEVMKLWNLHVMKHGFIADNQMNHACMLFVENYGQKIIKKNLCRNFMLHLVSMHDFNLISIMSIDKAVTKLREMQQKLEKGESASPANEEVTEEQNGTANGFSEINSKEKALETDGVSGVSKQSKKQKL
- the SUZ12 gene encoding polycomb protein SUZ12 isoform X2, translating into MAPQKHGGGGGGGSGPSAGSGGGGFGGSAAVAAATASGGKSGGGGCGGGGSYSASSSSSAAAAAGAAVLPVKKPKMEHVQADHELFLQAFEKPTQIYRFLRTRNLIAPIFLHRTLTYMSHRNSRTNIKSLSAHLQLTFTGFFHKNDKPSQNSENEQNSVTLEVLLVKVCHKKRKDVSCPIRQVPTGKKQVPLNPDLNQTKPGNFPSLAVSSNEFEPSNSHMVKSYSLLFRVTRPGRREYNGMINGETNENIDVNEELPARRKRNREDGEKTFVAQMTVFDKNRRLQLLDGEYEVAMQEMEECPISKKRATWETILDGKRLPPFETFSQGPTLQFTLRWTGETNDKSTAPIAKPLATRNSESLHQENKPGSVKPTQTIAVKESLTTDLQTRKEKDTSNENRQKLRIFYQFLYNNNTRQQTEARDDLHCPWCTLNCRKLYSLLKHLKLCHSRFIFNYVYHPKGARIDVSINECYDGSYAGNPQDIHRQPGFAFSRNGPVKRTPITHILVCRPKRTKASMSEFLESEDGEVEQQRTYSSGHNRLYFHSDTCLPLRPQEMEVDSEDEKDPEWLREKTITQIEEFSDVNEGEKEVMKLWNLHVMKHGFIADNQMNHACMLFVENYGQKIIKKNLCRNFMLHLVSMHDFNLISIMSIDKAVTKLREMQQKLEKGESASPANEEVTEEQNGTANGFSEINSKEKALETDGVSGVSKQSKKQKL